The following coding sequences lie in one Porphyromonas asaccharolytica DSM 20707 genomic window:
- a CDS encoding DUF4270 domain-containing protein, producing MNRTLLNTLQIPLLICILCALGLVSCNDAYSTLGGSLRPERDLVTARGDSLLFRAETVPLDSIYSRSAISLLGQISDPVFGDFEACYISRLQCAPGFTFTKTPIKDRIDSVTIELSYLSAVGDTTTWGKAQVYEITQPLPKSRYSVDDLTPYTQGAKLLGEVTYQPSDTTGFKGLVVRVPNELGERFLKASREHPEWFTSQEAFESNLLRGLYVTSTTGTGHILSIYSTALRIFYTFETTQKASTGKDSTVYKPAWEIFSSNKSLYALNSLKHSHLEELLKPSPDGKTYIKSPAGVVTKLTCSKEELSRLLHEYEAMSKDKQDFGWVMNEGKLQISVDIPNVDTHFNPPPQLLLIPRDSVAHFFVKSINDPLVASTSFVSGRYSVLDRNYTFSNISHLIEAHMRDNMATDADGNHRVTKDLELLLIPVATELASTPSSSGQTVAITNLLYPSAVQLRWGPQGFKLGVIGTGFYNRR from the coding sequence ATGAATCGGACTTTACTAAATACCCTCCAGATACCACTCCTAATCTGCATCTTATGTGCTTTGGGGCTGGTCTCTTGCAACGATGCTTACTCCACACTCGGAGGTAGTCTGCGACCTGAGCGAGATCTCGTCACAGCTCGTGGGGACTCGCTGCTCTTTCGTGCTGAGACGGTACCTCTAGACTCTATATATAGTCGTAGTGCTATCTCGCTACTGGGACAGATCTCAGATCCCGTCTTTGGGGACTTTGAGGCGTGCTATATCAGTCGGTTGCAGTGTGCTCCAGGCTTCACCTTTACGAAGACACCTATCAAGGATCGCATCGACTCAGTAACTATCGAGCTATCCTACTTGAGTGCCGTAGGCGACACCACAACGTGGGGCAAGGCTCAGGTCTATGAGATCACACAGCCTCTGCCTAAGAGCCGCTACTCAGTAGACGACTTGACGCCCTATACACAGGGGGCTAAGCTGCTCGGTGAGGTGACTTACCAGCCCTCCGATACGACTGGTTTCAAAGGGCTTGTAGTACGTGTACCGAACGAGCTGGGAGAGCGTTTTCTAAAGGCTTCGCGTGAGCACCCCGAGTGGTTTACCTCACAAGAGGCTTTTGAGTCCAACCTACTCCGAGGACTCTATGTCACCTCGACAACGGGTACGGGGCATATTCTCTCGATCTACTCGACCGCTCTCCGTATCTTCTACACCTTTGAGACTACACAAAAAGCCTCCACAGGAAAGGACTCGACAGTCTACAAGCCAGCGTGGGAGATCTTTAGCAGTAACAAGAGTCTCTACGCTCTGAATAGTCTCAAGCACAGCCACCTCGAAGAGCTACTCAAGCCTTCACCTGATGGCAAGACCTATATCAAGTCACCCGCCGGTGTCGTCACCAAGCTCACCTGCAGCAAGGAGGAGCTCAGCCGACTGCTTCACGAGTATGAGGCTATGAGCAAAGACAAGCAAGACTTCGGATGGGTGATGAATGAAGGCAAGCTACAGATATCGGTAGATATCCCGAATGTGGATACGCACTTTAATCCACCGCCTCAGCTACTTCTGATACCACGAGACAGTGTGGCACACTTCTTTGTCAAGAGTATCAACGACCCCTTGGTCGCCTCTACTTCGTTTGTCTCTGGGCGTTACAGCGTCTTGGATCGCAACTATACGTTTAGCAATATTAGCCACCTCATTGAGGCACATATGCGGGACAATATGGCGACCGATGCGGACGGCAATCATCGTGTGACCAAAGACCTAGAGCTACTCCTGATCCCCGTAGCCACAGAGCTCGCATCGACCCCTAGTTCGTCTGGACAAACTGTTGCGATCACCAACCTACTCTATCCCTCAGCGGTACAGCTTCGTTGGGGTCCCCAAGGCTTCAAGCTGGGAGTCATCGGGACTGGATTTTATAATCGGCGATAG
- a CDS encoding ABC transporter ATP-binding protein, whose amino-acid sequence MDNLIECQNLTHYYGKRLIYRDLSFAVPRGRILGLLGKNGTGKTTTINILSGFLRPKSGVCRILGEDITRMPDRLRQDIGLLIEGHVQYSFMTIRQIERFYAPFYPKWRREAYYELMELLKVTESQHLSRMSCGQRSQVALGLLLAQNPKVLILDDFSMGLDPGYRRLFVDYLHHYAKEQGTTIFLTSHIIQDMERLIDDCIIMDYGSILLQRPVAEILNEGRLYRCTLTDDRPLPEIDGLYHFEAHHRRGECYSFLPMPEVAERLTQAGVPYQDLTAHETTLEDAFIGLTGKY is encoded by the coding sequence ATGGACAACTTAATCGAGTGTCAAAACTTGACTCACTACTACGGCAAGCGACTGATCTACCGCGATCTCTCCTTTGCTGTGCCTCGTGGTCGCATCCTCGGTCTGCTTGGTAAAAACGGTACCGGCAAGACCACAACAATCAATATACTCAGTGGCTTCCTCCGCCCCAAGTCGGGCGTCTGTCGCATCCTAGGCGAAGACATAACCCGTATGCCTGATCGATTGAGACAAGATATCGGGCTGCTCATCGAGGGGCACGTCCAGTATAGCTTTATGACTATACGGCAGATAGAGCGCTTCTACGCTCCTTTTTACCCTAAGTGGCGCAGAGAGGCTTACTACGAGCTGATGGAGCTACTCAAGGTCACCGAGAGCCAGCACCTCAGTCGTATGTCTTGTGGACAGCGCTCACAGGTTGCGCTCGGACTGCTCCTAGCGCAAAACCCCAAAGTCCTCATCCTCGACGACTTCTCGATGGGATTAGACCCAGGCTATCGCAGGCTCTTTGTGGACTACCTGCATCACTATGCCAAGGAGCAGGGGACAACGATCTTCCTCACATCCCACATCATCCAGGATATGGAGCGACTGATCGATGACTGCATCATCATGGACTACGGCTCTATACTCCTGCAGCGCCCAGTCGCTGAGATACTGAACGAGGGGCGACTCTACAGATGCACCCTCACAGACGATCGTCCTCTCCCTGAGATCGACGGGCTGTACCACTTTGAGGCGCACCACAGACGTGGGGAGTGCTACTCATTTCTCCCCATGCCAGAGGTCGCCGAGCGGCTCACTCAGGCTGGCGTCCCCTACCAAGATCTCACAGCACACGAGACGACGCTCGAGGATGCCTTCATAGGACTCACCGGTAAGTATTAA
- a CDS encoding MlaE family ABC transporter permease, with protein sequence MANPIGNALSVMGEYTLLMVQVFRRPKKWGIFFKQLIREMAKYGLDSIWIVVIISFFIGTVITIQLSINMSSPLIPRFTIGYAGREIMFLEFSSSIMCLILAGKVGSSIASELATMRVTEQIDAMEIMGVNSANFLILPKILGLMLFIPVLSVISMATGLVGGYLATFFIPSITPSDFEMGLQTFFVVKNIFYSIIKSLVYAFIISSGASYFGYTVKGGALGVGRASTNAVVSSCVLILLADVVLTSLLFM encoded by the coding sequence ATGGCTAATCCAATCGGCAATGCTCTCAGTGTCATGGGCGAGTACACACTCCTCATGGTGCAAGTCTTCAGAAGACCTAAGAAGTGGGGCATCTTCTTCAAGCAATTGATCCGAGAGATGGCTAAGTATGGTCTTGACTCGATATGGATCGTTGTGATCATCAGTTTTTTCATTGGCACGGTGATCACGATCCAGCTCTCGATCAATATGAGTTCACCGCTCATACCACGCTTTACGATCGGCTACGCAGGGAGAGAGATCATGTTTCTCGAGTTCTCCTCCTCTATCATGTGTCTTATCCTCGCTGGCAAGGTAGGCTCTAGTATCGCCTCGGAGCTAGCTACCATGCGCGTGACCGAGCAGATAGACGCGATGGAGATTATGGGGGTCAACTCCGCCAACTTCCTCATCCTCCCTAAGATCCTCGGTCTGATGCTTTTCATCCCAGTGCTAAGCGTTATCAGTATGGCTACAGGGCTCGTGGGTGGATACTTGGCGACTTTCTTTATCCCGTCAATCACGCCCTCGGACTTTGAGATGGGGCTGCAGACATTCTTTGTTGTGAAGAATATCTTCTACTCGATCATCAAGTCGCTTGTCTACGCCTTCATCATCTCATCGGGTGCTAGTTACTTCGGCTATACGGTCAAGGGGGGTGCCCTCGGCGTAGGACGTGCCAGCACCAATGCGGTGGTCTCAAGCTGCGTGCTGATCCTCCTAGCCGATGTCGTGCTCACCAGTCTATTGTTTATGTAA
- a CDS encoding PepSY-associated TM helix domain-containing protein codes for MKVNFKKVGRSVRRWSRLLHRDLSFLLAALIFIYALSGLYMNHRDSINPHYIITQREYQIPLEELQAAGRLDASAVRKLLDEIDLSGSYTKHYYPDDHTLKVFLKGRATLLLDTSTGVAVYESIERRPLISSMTQLHYNPGRWWTIVADVLAIGLILITLTGLLIVPGRRGLIGRGGILLLIGLAVPLLFLFL; via the coding sequence ATGAAAGTAAACTTCAAGAAAGTAGGTAGGAGCGTGCGTCGCTGGAGTAGATTACTACACCGCGACCTATCCTTCTTACTTGCTGCACTTATATTCATCTATGCCCTATCGGGTCTCTACATGAACCACCGAGACTCGATCAATCCACACTACATCATCACTCAGCGGGAGTATCAGATCCCGCTAGAAGAGCTGCAAGCTGCTGGACGCCTTGACGCATCTGCCGTCCGTAAGCTCCTAGACGAGATAGACCTGTCAGGTAGCTATACCAAGCACTACTACCCTGACGACCACACGCTCAAAGTCTTCCTCAAGGGACGTGCCACCCTACTCCTCGACACATCAACGGGGGTAGCTGTCTACGAGTCGATCGAGCGACGCCCGCTCATCAGCTCTATGACACAACTGCACTACAACCCGGGGCGCTGGTGGACGATCGTCGCTGATGTGCTAGCCATCGGCCTTATCCTCATCACCCTCACGGGACTACTCATCGTGCCGGGGAGACGCGGGCTCATAGGTCGTGGAGGCATCCTCTTACTGATCGGTCTGGCGGTACCACTACTCTTCCTTTTCCTATAA
- a CDS encoding ABC transporter ATP-binding protein, which yields MIEVRGLSKAFDDKVVLNEINATFKPGNINCIIGRSGAGKTVLLKSLIGLIQPTSGEILFAGHNMMLLSKEELKRLRQVTGVLFQGSALFDSMTVLENVLFPLQLFSKLSPRERKAHAMALLERVGLEGAQSKFPAEISGGMMKRVAIARAVALNPHYLFCDEPNSGLDPTTSASIDKLLKELTEEYQITTVVNTHDMNSIKTIANHILYLDKGQVAWQGAREELSGDIPASLKNFLYL from the coding sequence ATCATAGAGGTCAGAGGACTCAGCAAGGCGTTTGACGACAAGGTCGTCCTGAATGAGATCAATGCCACCTTTAAGCCAGGGAATATCAACTGCATCATCGGGCGTAGTGGTGCGGGCAAGACGGTCTTGCTCAAGAGTCTCATAGGTCTCATACAGCCCACATCGGGCGAGATACTTTTTGCTGGGCACAATATGATGCTCTTGTCCAAGGAGGAGCTCAAGCGACTAAGACAAGTCACGGGCGTACTCTTTCAGGGGTCAGCGCTCTTCGACAGTATGACCGTCTTGGAGAATGTTCTCTTCCCGCTGCAGCTCTTCTCCAAGCTATCGCCTCGAGAGCGCAAAGCACATGCTATGGCACTCCTAGAGCGGGTTGGTCTAGAGGGCGCTCAGAGCAAGTTCCCCGCAGAGATCAGCGGGGGTATGATGAAGCGTGTCGCCATAGCTCGTGCCGTGGCGCTTAACCCGCACTATCTCTTTTGCGATGAGCCAAACTCAGGGCTAGACCCTACTACCTCGGCATCGATAGACAAGCTACTCAAAGAGCTCACCGAGGAGTACCAGATCACAACGGTGGTCAACACACACGACATGAACTCCATCAAGACTATCGCTAACCATATCCTCTATCTAGACAAAGGACAGGTGGCGTGGCAAGGGGCACGTGAGGAGCTCAGCGGAGATATTCCAGCTTCTCTCAAAAACTTTCTTTACCTTTGA
- a CDS encoding ABC transporter ATP-binding protein produces MPSTEYSILANKLTKRFGDFTAVDEITFDVLPGEIFGFLGANGAGKSTAIRMLTGLLKPTSGYAEVAGYDVRKETELIKRNLGYMSQKFSLYDYLSVEENIFLYGRIYGLSRRIIQSRMERLLEELNFYDQRKLRVGSLPLGWKQKLAFSVAIFHRPKIVFLDEPTGGVDPVARRRFWELIYNAAAEGITVFVTTHYMDESEYCDRISIMVDGQIRALDTPRALKRQFDCDSMDEVFYQLARGAKRSE; encoded by the coding sequence ATGCCCTCCACCGAGTATAGTATATTGGCCAATAAGCTCACCAAGCGCTTCGGCGACTTCACCGCTGTCGATGAGATCACCTTCGACGTCTTGCCGGGCGAGATCTTCGGCTTCCTAGGAGCCAATGGTGCTGGCAAAAGCACCGCCATACGTATGCTCACCGGACTGCTCAAGCCCACCTCAGGCTACGCCGAGGTCGCAGGCTATGACGTGCGCAAAGAGACCGAGCTGATCAAGCGAAACCTCGGCTACATGAGTCAGAAGTTCTCCCTCTACGACTACCTTTCTGTCGAGGAGAACATCTTCCTCTACGGACGCATCTACGGGCTCTCGCGACGCATCATACAGAGCCGTATGGAGCGACTCCTCGAGGAGCTCAACTTCTACGATCAGCGCAAGCTTCGCGTGGGCAGCCTACCCCTCGGGTGGAAGCAGAAGCTAGCCTTCTCCGTTGCTATCTTTCACCGCCCCAAGATAGTCTTCCTCGATGAGCCTACGGGAGGCGTAGACCCCGTAGCACGGCGACGCTTCTGGGAGCTTATCTACAACGCTGCCGCCGAGGGCATCACCGTCTTCGTCACCACTCACTATATGGACGAGTCGGAGTACTGCGACCGCATCTCTATCATGGTAGACGGGCAGATCAGAGCCCTAGACACCCCGCGAGCCTTAAAGCGACAATTTGACTGTGACTCGATGGATGAGGTCTTTTACCAGTTAGCCCGCGGTGCCAAGCGCTCGGAGTAG
- a CDS encoding DUF6850 family outer membrane beta-barrel protein, with protein MLTSSLYGQQQEPEMISLPADTLSVAGSLLEQRRPGYDLSVSPIVSPLYFFSERGSRTDLSLGGAMRRDRGETMIPQLGKQDIDGSVHIESALRQRNNFAWGAASYTYRATEGIRFNETTDYPLLAPYIMGDTAHTASLHQDLYTFGAGTVHRLGNWLLSLTADYRATFAYRTQDPRPRNLATHLEGQIGIGYQLTDYALALAGTLGRYKQNNQVGFLSELGVASEYHFTGIGGDYYRFRGGNTSLFYQGLSYGISLGLTPTSEARQGFYALAAWHLLTTDRIIRELNNLPLSTLSSHTIDLQAGYTARSARLGRWGVALYTQGDIRRGAVHLFGDPKGNIYPRIATERSYYGQTLEFGAKGFWDSQDTPRTPWSWGISTSLGYRLHEEDLLPQAERLFYHLGGTLAPHVSFHRGQYFVSLTPTYSVWAKTGHPSLQLAPQHQPIPTYAETLERAFQIASSTQMTYGLSMTHGYQLSSSYALWLSLDYLHTQTSLCGSNYGAIRCGISF; from the coding sequence GTGCTTACGAGCTCGCTCTATGGGCAGCAGCAAGAGCCAGAGATGATCTCACTACCTGCTGACACCCTCTCGGTGGCGGGGTCGCTTCTAGAGCAGAGGCGACCTGGCTACGACCTATCGGTATCGCCAATAGTGTCGCCGCTCTACTTTTTCTCAGAGCGAGGCTCTCGTACAGACCTCTCACTGGGCGGAGCTATGCGGCGAGATAGAGGCGAGACAATGATCCCGCAGCTGGGCAAGCAAGACATCGATGGGTCGGTGCATATCGAAAGTGCTTTGCGTCAGCGCAACAACTTCGCTTGGGGTGCTGCCTCCTACACTTATCGTGCTACGGAGGGGATACGCTTCAACGAGACGACAGACTACCCCCTCCTCGCACCTTACATCATGGGAGACACGGCGCATACAGCGAGTCTGCACCAAGATCTCTACACCTTTGGGGCAGGTACGGTGCATCGCCTTGGCAATTGGCTACTCTCCCTGACAGCTGACTATCGCGCCACCTTTGCCTACCGCACGCAAGACCCTCGTCCTCGCAATCTGGCTACACACCTGGAGGGGCAGATCGGCATCGGCTATCAACTTACCGACTATGCGCTAGCCCTAGCAGGTACGCTAGGTCGCTACAAGCAAAACAATCAGGTAGGCTTCTTGAGTGAGCTCGGAGTGGCTAGTGAATATCACTTTACGGGCATCGGGGGAGACTACTATCGCTTTAGGGGAGGTAATACGTCGCTCTTCTATCAAGGACTGTCTTATGGTATCTCGCTCGGGCTAACCCCTACTAGTGAGGCGCGTCAAGGCTTCTATGCTCTGGCTGCGTGGCATCTGCTGACTACCGACCGTATCATACGAGAGCTCAACAACCTCCCCCTCTCGACACTCTCCAGTCACACGATAGATCTGCAGGCGGGGTACACCGCTCGCTCAGCACGACTGGGGCGTTGGGGCGTAGCACTCTACACACAGGGCGACATACGTCGAGGTGCTGTCCACCTCTTCGGTGATCCTAAGGGAAATATCTACCCACGCATAGCCACGGAGCGGTCATACTATGGTCAGACCTTAGAGTTTGGTGCTAAAGGCTTTTGGGATAGTCAGGACACACCTCGCACGCCTTGGTCGTGGGGCATATCCACCTCGCTTGGCTATCGACTACACGAGGAGGACTTGCTACCTCAGGCAGAGCGGCTCTTCTACCATCTAGGCGGGACATTGGCTCCGCATGTTAGCTTTCATCGCGGGCAGTACTTTGTCTCTCTGACACCTACTTATAGTGTATGGGCAAAGACGGGACACCCTTCGCTACAGTTAGCACCTCAGCATCAGCCTATACCTACTTATGCTGAGACACTGGAGCGAGCCTTCCAGATAGCTAGTTCCACGCAGATGACCTATGGGCTCTCTATGACTCACGGCTATCAGCTTAGCAGTAGCTATGCGCTGTGGCTCTCACTAGACTACCTCCATACGCAGACGAGTCTGTGTGGTAGCAACTACGGAGCCATACGCTGTGGCATCTCATTCTAA
- a CDS encoding HlyD family secretion protein — MTHAKRYTGYLFLLTLLLSWGCKDHSSDYSAQGIFEAEEIVVSAVTSGELLRLDVSEGDQLEEGQVVGLIDTTFLALQKDLVDTQQATINAAGHTNAATQVAPLEAQLKALDKERNRYAPLVARGVVAQRTLDEIDAKISAVKGQIAAARATIGQQNRSTSGSGDALSVQESQVDQMISRSFIKAPISGTVLTVYLHQGELAGQGMPLFRLANLKQMYLRAYVTAEQLEHVTLGQEVSVYSDMGEEEAQAYTGEVVWISDRAEFTPKNIQTPDARASLIYAIKIRVPNDGKLRIGQYGRVVLDQ; from the coding sequence ATGACACACGCTAAGCGATATACAGGTTACCTCTTCCTCCTCACCCTCCTACTCTCATGGGGGTGCAAAGATCACAGCAGCGACTATTCCGCCCAGGGTATCTTTGAGGCGGAGGAGATCGTTGTCTCGGCCGTCACCTCCGGCGAGTTGCTGCGGCTAGACGTATCTGAGGGTGATCAGCTAGAAGAGGGACAGGTCGTAGGACTGATCGACACCACCTTCCTCGCACTGCAAAAAGATCTCGTCGACACGCAGCAGGCAACGATCAATGCAGCGGGACATACCAATGCAGCGACACAAGTCGCCCCGCTAGAGGCTCAGCTCAAAGCTCTCGACAAAGAGCGAAACCGCTACGCCCCGCTTGTAGCTCGTGGCGTCGTGGCACAGCGCACGCTAGACGAGATAGATGCTAAGATCTCTGCGGTCAAAGGGCAGATAGCCGCCGCACGAGCTACCATCGGACAGCAAAACCGCTCCACCAGTGGTAGCGGCGACGCTCTCTCCGTACAGGAGAGTCAGGTCGACCAGATGATCTCTCGGAGCTTCATCAAGGCGCCTATCTCGGGGACGGTGCTCACCGTTTACCTCCATCAGGGCGAGCTGGCAGGACAAGGCATGCCGCTCTTTCGCCTAGCCAACCTCAAGCAGATGTATCTGCGCGCTTACGTCACAGCGGAGCAGCTAGAGCATGTGACACTCGGGCAAGAGGTCTCCGTCTATAGTGACATGGGCGAGGAAGAGGCACAAGCCTACACAGGAGAAGTAGTCTGGATCTCCGACCGAGCTGAGTTTACCCCTAAGAACATACAAACCCCTGACGCCCGCGCCTCGCTCATCTATGCGATCAAGATACGAGTCCCCAACGACGGCAAGCTACGCATCGGACAGTATGGGCGTGTGGTACTAGACCAGTAG
- a CDS encoding ABC transporter ATP-binding protein, whose protein sequence is MSLEQATQPAVSCQGVCKSFGKTVALQGIDLSVREGELLGLIGPDGAGKTTLIRIIATLLNPDAGAVTVLGHDVKRDYRPLRHQIGYMPGRFSLYQDLTVRENLEFFATVYKTTVEENYHLIEDIYKMLLPFEKRPAGKLSGGMKQKLALSCALIHKPRLLLLDEPTTGVDPVSRREFWQMLSKLREQGEITMIVSTPYMDEAVLCDQVALMKDGQILSIDTPDGLVSNMDRALWSATAEDMGDLLLKLRSLQGVLSSFAFGEAHHFTFDEQLITPEEIHTRLLEQGVKGLDIRKIPPSIEDYFLIISQES, encoded by the coding sequence ATGTCTTTAGAGCAGGCGACCCAACCAGCAGTATCTTGCCAGGGTGTATGCAAGAGCTTTGGCAAGACCGTTGCGCTCCAGGGCATCGACCTCAGCGTCCGTGAGGGCGAGCTGCTCGGACTCATCGGTCCCGACGGAGCCGGCAAGACAACCCTCATACGCATCATCGCCACGCTCCTCAACCCCGACGCTGGCGCGGTCACCGTCTTAGGGCACGATGTCAAGCGCGACTACCGTCCGCTGCGTCATCAGATCGGCTACATGCCCGGTCGCTTCTCCCTCTACCAAGACCTCACCGTGCGGGAGAACCTCGAGTTCTTTGCCACCGTCTACAAGACGACCGTCGAGGAGAATTACCACCTCATCGAGGACATCTATAAGATGCTCCTCCCCTTCGAAAAGCGTCCCGCTGGCAAGCTCTCAGGCGGTATGAAGCAAAAGCTTGCTCTCTCCTGCGCACTCATTCACAAGCCACGACTGCTCCTCCTCGATGAACCGACCACAGGCGTCGATCCCGTCTCACGCCGTGAGTTCTGGCAGATGCTCTCCAAGCTACGAGAGCAAGGCGAGATCACGATGATCGTCAGCACCCCCTACATGGACGAGGCGGTGCTATGCGACCAAGTAGCCCTGATGAAAGATGGTCAGATCCTCTCCATAGACACCCCCGATGGGCTCGTATCAAATATGGATCGTGCGCTATGGTCCGCCACCGCAGAGGATATGGGCGACCTACTCCTCAAGTTGCGCAGCCTCCAAGGAGTGCTCAGCAGCTTTGCCTTTGGCGAGGCGCACCACTTCACCTTCGACGAGCAGCTCATCACCCCCGAGGAGATCCACACGCGCCTCCTAGAGCAAGGCGTCAAGGGACTAGACATCCGCAAGATCCCTCCCTCCATCGAGGACTACTTCCTCATCATCTCTCAAGAGTCTTAA
- a CDS encoding DUF4857 domain-containing protein, with amino-acid sequence MKRIATILLYITVALLIAWQIPWWYNYLRADASREPFTIYSQLLGDFIVTGHDEGAITYRSGKGVQYSREEVDSLLPTFYYRQLLTDGRLPDTLYGEAVTPQLIQRSGVTFRSSPRTLSAPAVALYPLLESASRRVKLEMPEDLFRITDQAIEFVDMQSNQLDKAKSASYTKLFQEKGFAFPAQRVAGNATAQKEYDNGYLLIDQQGKLFHLKQMAGKPYLRAIDLPEGVEAAETFVWELPSRRHIGLVSTRDHQLYLIEREGYRPCRLEIPSWDPLREDLTIIGNDLDSYTLKVSTADATSYYALDATNYTLLSSLQVDHPERAMPGLHFTSRLDGWVKPRLD; translated from the coding sequence ATGAAGCGCATAGCCACAATACTCCTATACATCACCGTAGCACTACTCATCGCCTGGCAGATCCCCTGGTGGTACAACTACCTCCGAGCCGATGCAAGCCGTGAGCCATTCACTATCTATAGTCAGCTACTAGGCGACTTCATCGTCACAGGTCATGATGAGGGAGCGATAACCTACCGTAGCGGTAAGGGCGTGCAGTATAGTCGTGAGGAGGTAGACAGCTTGCTCCCCACCTTCTACTACCGCCAGCTCCTGACTGATGGTCGCCTACCCGACACGCTCTATGGAGAGGCAGTGACCCCACAGCTTATACAGCGGAGTGGCGTCACCTTTCGTAGCTCACCACGCACCCTCTCTGCACCTGCCGTAGCGCTCTACCCCCTCCTGGAGAGTGCCTCACGGAGAGTCAAGTTGGAGATGCCCGAAGATCTCTTTCGCATCACCGACCAGGCGATCGAATTTGTAGATATGCAGAGCAATCAGCTAGACAAGGCGAAGAGTGCTAGCTATACGAAGCTCTTTCAGGAGAAAGGCTTCGCCTTCCCCGCACAACGGGTTGCTGGCAATGCAACTGCCCAAAAGGAGTATGACAACGGCTACCTCCTCATTGATCAGCAGGGTAAGCTCTTTCACCTCAAGCAGATGGCGGGCAAGCCCTACCTGCGGGCTATTGACTTGCCCGAGGGCGTAGAGGCTGCCGAGACCTTCGTCTGGGAGCTACCTAGTCGTCGGCATATCGGTCTCGTCTCTACCCGAGACCATCAGCTTTATCTGATCGAACGTGAGGGCTATCGTCCCTGTCGCCTTGAGATACCCTCGTGGGACCCACTCCGTGAGGATCTCACCATCATCGGCAACGACCTAGACAGCTACACCCTCAAGGTATCCACTGCCGATGCCACAAGCTACTATGCACTAGACGCTACGAACTATACGCTACTGAGCTCGCTACAAGTAGATCACCCTGAGCGGGCTATGCCGGGACTGCACTTCACCTCGCGCCTAGATGGCTGGGTCAAGCCTCGACTAGACTAA
- a CDS encoding Hsp20/alpha crystallin family protein: MTLSRRDNNWMPALWSDLLDNNWMIRPNATAPAINVLETPNEFCVELAAPGMKREDFNIEINEEHDLVISMERHHEEEQHDNEQSRYLRREFSYSKFEQTLILPDNVDEERIQARMADGVLTLSIPKISEEDQQKARRSIAIE; this comes from the coding sequence ATGACACTATCAAGAAGAGACAACAACTGGATGCCAGCTCTATGGAGCGACCTACTAGACAACAACTGGATGATACGCCCTAACGCCACAGCGCCCGCTATCAACGTACTAGAGACTCCCAACGAATTTTGCGTAGAGCTAGCAGCTCCGGGCATGAAGCGCGAAGACTTCAACATCGAGATCAACGAGGAGCATGACCTAGTCATCTCCATGGAGCGCCACCACGAGGAGGAGCAGCACGACAACGAGCAGAGCCGCTACCTACGTCGCGAGTTCTCCTACAGCAAGTTCGAGCAGACCCTCATACTTCCAGACAATGTCGACGAGGAGCGCATCCAGGCACGCATGGCCGATGGCGTCCTCACCCTCTCGATCCCCAAGATCAGCGAAGAGGATCAACAGAAGGCTCGTCGCTCTATCGCTATCGAGTAA